DNA sequence from the Streptomyces sp. MST-110588 genome:
CGGCGGCCACCGACGTGGCGTAGGGGGTGAGCACCGCGACGCGGAAGAACATCGAGCCGCGCAGCCGGTAGTTGAGCAGATGCGCCAGGCCCAGCGCCATCAGCAGTTGCGGGACGGTGGAGAGCACCCCGATGACGAAGGTGTTGCCCAGCGCGTTCCAGAAGAAGTCGTCGCCGAGCAGCCGGGTGAAGTTGCGCAGCCCGGCCCACTCCATGTCGGTGGGCGCGGTCAGTTCCACGCGGTGCAGCGCGGCCCATCCCGTGTAGAGCAGGGGGAAGAGCCCGAAGGCGGCGAAGAAGAGGAAGAAGGGGGCGATGCAGACGTACGGGCTCCAGCGCAGGTCCCGCCGGTAACGGCGGCTGCGCCGCTCCCGGGCCCGGTCGGCGGCGGCCCGGCCGGCACCGTCCGCACGGCCGTGACCGCGACCGGGGCCGGGAGCGGTGGCGGTACCGGCCCTCCCGGAGGAGGAGCCGGGGGTTTCCATGGCCGCTGCCGCGGCCGGGGGCCCGGAGCGAGGGGTGCGGCCGGCCACGGCTCACCGGTCCAGCGCGTTGTCGATCGACTCGACCGCCGCCCGCCAGCCCTGCTCGGGCGTCCTGCCCTGCTGTTCGACCTGGAGCACCCCCACATCGGTGATGTTCTGGGAGACGGTCAGGTCCTTCGGGCCGAGAACCTGGTGGGGGATGCCCTCGGCCGCCGCGGCGAAGATCTTGCCGATCGGCGCGTCCCCGAAGTACGGGTGCTTGGCGCCCGCCACCGCCGGCAGCCCGTACGCCGCCCGGGCGCTGGGGAAACTGCCCTGCTGTGTGAAGAGCTTCGCCTGCTGTTCGGGCGCGGTCAGCCAGGCCGCCAGTTCGACCGCCTCGCTCTTGTGCCGCCCCGCTTCCGGTACGGCCAGGAAGGAGCCGCCCCAGTTTCCCGGCTTCGGCGCGGCGGCCACGTCCCAGACACCGCGGCCCTTGTCCCCGGCCTTCTCCTTGATGTAACCGAGCATCCACGGCGGGCAGGAGACGGTCGCGAAGCGGCCGTTGGCGTACGCCTGGTCCCAGGACTTCTGGAACTGCTGGAGGCGGGCGGTCAGTTTGCCCGTCGCCGCCCGCATCGCCGCGTCCCACGCCTGCCGCACCGACGGGCTGTCCTTGTAGACCAGCTTGCCGCCACGGTCGTAATAGCGTTCGGCGCTGCTGGAGATCACCGCGTTGTAGACACCGGCGGCGGAGTCCACGAACGCCGTGCCCGCCGGGGCCTTGGCCATGTAGCGCTCGCCCACGTCGAGGTACTTGCCCCAGTCGCCCGCCCAGAGCGCGGCCACCGCGTTCCGGTCGGTGGGCAGCCCGGCCTTGGCGAAGAGGTCCTTGCGGTAGCAGACCGCCATCGGCCCGATGTCCGTCCCCAGGCCCACGGTCCGGCCGCTCCGGTCCGTCGCCTGCGCCCACTTCCAGGGGATGAAGTCGGCCTTCCGCACACCCGGCGCCTTCGAGAGGTCGAGGAGCCTGCCCGCCTGCGTCGCGGTGATCTCGGCGATGTTGTTGACCTCGACCGCCTGGATGTCGGCGAGCCCGCTGCCCGTACCGAGATGGGTGAGCAACTGCGGGTAGTAGTTCTCGTTCCGTTCGATCGAGGTCTCTTTGATCGTGATGTCCGGGTGCAGCTTGGTGTACGCGTCGTAGAGTCCGGCCTGCTTGTAGCCGAAGACGCCGAAGACACCGACCGTCAAAGTGGTCTTCCCGGCGCCCGCGCCCCCAGCCGTACCCGCCGCCGCGCCCGCGCCTGCTCCCGACGACCCGGCCGTGCCGCCGGGCCGGTCGCTGTCCTGGGCGCAGCCGCCGAGCAGTGCGGCCCCGAGCGCGGCGGCGGCCAGGAGGGCCACCGCCCGCTGCCGGGGACCGCGGATCGTCGTTCGCATGGCGTCTCCTCCTGGTGCCCTGCCGACCGTGCGTGCGGAATGTGGGGTGTCCAGTACTGTGGGAGCGCTCCCAGCCGTGATGAGGTGAAGGGTCGCCGTTGCGCGGGGGGCGTGTCAAGGCGTCGCACGCCAACTCCCGCGTCGCGCCTCGTCGTTGAAGGTATGGTCAGGACGGCAGGGGGAGGCGGTCATGACACCAGGCGGACGGCGCGGGGGCGGCCGGCCCACGCTCGAAGAGGTCGCCGCACGCGCGGGCGTCGGCCGCGGCACGGTCTCCCGCGTGATCAACGGCTCGCCCCGGGTCAGCGAGCGGACCCGCACCCTGGTACGGCAGGCCGTCGCCGACCTCGGCTACGTCCCCAACCGCGCCGCCCGCGCCTTGGCGGCCAACCGCGCCGACACGGTCGCCCTGGTCGTCCCGGAAACCGAGACCCGCCTCTTCGCCGAACCGTACTTCTCCGGCATCATCCGCGGCGTCAGCGCCGGACTGGCCGACCACGACATGCAGTTGCTGCTGACCTTGATCCGTACGTCCAAGGAGCGGCGCCGCTTCGCCGACTACCTCGCCGCCCACCGCGTGGACGGCGTGCTCGTGGTCTCGCTGCACGGCGACGACCCGCTGCCCGACCTGCTGGAACGGATGGCGATACCGACCGTGCTCAACGGCCGCCGCACGGCCGGAGAAACGGTTCCGTTCGTGGACTGCGACAACACCGGTGGCGCCCTGAGCGCGCTGGAACACCTCATCGGCCGCGGCCGGCGCCAGGTCGCCACCATCGCCGGTCCGCCGGACATGTACGTGGCCCACTGCCGCCTCGACGGCTACCGCCAGGCCGTACGCGCGGCGGGCCACCCGCCGGACGCCGCGCTCGTGGCGCACGGCGACTTCACCGAGGAGGGCGGGCGGCGCGCCATGCGCGAACTCCTCGCCCGCCGCCCCGCCCTGGACGCCGTCTTCTGCGCCTCGGACGTGATGGCCGCGGGTGCCCGGCAGGAGCTGCGCGAAGCGGGCCGCCGCATCCCGGACGACGTGGCCCTGGTCGGCTTCGACGACTCCGCCATAGCCCGCCACATGGACCCGGCGCTCACCAGCGTCCGCCAGCCGATCGAGGAGATGGGACGGGCGATGGCGCGGCTGCTGATGGAGCAGATCGTCGGGGGTCCGGGCAGCGGGAGCACGGACGGCGGGGACCGGGGCGGCGGCAGCACGAGCGGCGTCGTGCCGGGCCCGCGCGCTGCGGCGCCCTCGCCCGGCGGCCACCTCGTACTTCCGACGGAGCTGGTGCGCCGGGCATCGTCATGAAGACGCCGAGGACGGCGTGAACGGCGCGAACGGCGAGGACAGCGAAGACGGCTCAGGGCGGCAGGCACGGCGGAAGACGTACGCGCACCACGCCACGCCACGCGTCCGCCGTACCGCCGCCCCCGCACCGCCGCCCCAGCGCCCGACGCACGCCGCCGCCGCGTGCCGCCTCACGCCGCCGCCCTACAGCGCCGGATACGCGTTCTTCAGCAGCTCACGGAACTGGGCCGGGAACCAGTGCCCGGACAGCGGAGCGCCGGGCAGCGCCCCCGACCGGTGGTATTTGTTGCGAGGATTGCCCTCGTACGACGGGTCGCACATCCGGTCGAACCCCTTGCCCTCGTCGTTCGGGACCGCCGTGCTCGAACCGTCCGACTCACCCGGCGGCTTCATCCACACGTACGCGTCGATCCCCGCCGCCGGCGCCGCCTTCGGTCGCTCGCCCAGCCCCGCCCCGGCCTGGTTGCACCAGTTGCCGACGTGGATCCGGCGGTCGTACCGGCCCCCGTCCACGTACGCGTCCACACTCGTACGCGGCCCGGGACCGGCGGGCCGCGCGCTGCCGCCCCACCCGTTGCGCGAGGTGTCGATCAGCATCCCGACGTCCGGCCGGAACCCGGCCCGTACCGCCTCCTGCCGGAACGCCTGGGCGAAGGACAGCTCGTCGGTGTAGCGGTTCCAGTCCACCCACTTCGACTCCCGTACGGACCGGCCCGCCACGCTGTCCCCGATCGCGACGTTCTCCTCCTTCAGCGCGCTGTAGTTGGCGGTGTTGGTGATGAACCCGTGCACCTTGTCGACCGTACTGCCCTCGGCCGTGGCCGCCTGGTGCAGCAGCCGCGCGGTGGCGCCGAAGTTGTCGTCCCAGCCGATCCAGCCGTGGTGCCCGGCGTCGATGTAGTTGTAGACGTTGGGGACCGCGCCCAGCTTGTCGAGCGCGTACCCGACGCCTTTGACGTAGTTGCCGTTGGCGAGCATGGCATCGCACTGCGGGGTGGCGGTGGGACGCCCGCCGGTGTTGGTGACGAGGTTGGGCAGCGAGTCGATCTCGATGGCCGTCACGATCCGCAGCGAGGCGTACTTCGGGTCGGCCAGGACGGCCGCGATCGGGTCGATGTAACGGGTCTTGTACGAGTCGATCTCCGTCGGGCCCAGCTCGCCGTTGGAGGCCAGCGCCGCGCAGTCCCGGCCGGGCAGGTTGTAGATCACGAGCTGGACGACCAGCGGCCGGCCCGCCGCCTGCCGTAAGGCGGTGTCCAGATGGCCGCGCAGCCCCATCGTGCCGCCGGTTCCGCCGGTTCCGCCGGTTCCGCCCGTTCCGTTGATCGCCGCGATCCGGTCGAGCCAGACGCCGGTCGGCTGCCCGGCGACCTTGCCGCCGCCCGGCTCGGCCGCCGCCTTCGCCGACCACTCCGGGTTCACATAGACCCCGGCGCCCGCGTACGGGTTGTCGACGCGGGCGGCCGGTGCCGCATGGGCGGGGCCGGGCACGGTGCCGGACGCTCCGGCGGCGGCCAGCACCGCGCAGGCCGCGAGCGCGGCAGCGCGGACACGGGGGCGTACGGCCCGGGAGCGGTCGTGCTGTCGTACGGGAAGCTGTGCGGCAGTGCGTCTCATGTGCGGATCGTCCTTTCTCGGCGGGGAGGTTCGGTGGGGGTGCCGTGCCGTCTGCTGGCGAGGTGCCGTTTAGTGGCGAGGTGCCGTTATGCCGTTCCGTACCGGTTCAGGAAGCCGCGGTCCGGCCCAGCGCCCGCAGGTGATCCCGCAGCCCCACGCCGTACGCGGTGGGCGTCCCCGCGTAGTCGCGGATCAGCGCCGGGCCCGCGGCACAGTCCCAGGTGTTCCAGGTCCAGCCCAGGTACGACGCCCCGCGCCCGTCCAGCCACCGCATGACGCGGTCGGTGAAGGCGTGCGCGCAGGTGTTCTCGCCGATCTCGCCCACGACCAGCGGTACGCGGTCGGCGACCGGCCCCGGCGCCCGGGACCAGCAGCCCTCGTCGGCGCAGGCGTTGAAGTTGTACACGTGCCAGGCGGCGGCGAGGTTGCCCGCCGGGTCCTTGGGTGCGTACGCGGTCCACCGGCTGAGGTCGTTGGCGTACGCCAGGCCGCCCACCAGGACCGGGTTGCGGGCGCCGGCGGCGCGTACCGCGTCCACCAGCGTCTGCATGCCGGCGACCTCGTAACCGATACCGGGGCAGGTCCCGCCGTCCCGCCAGCAGGCCCACGCCCGCTCGGTGTCCGCCGTCGCCCGGTCCGGGTACGGCTCGTTGAACAGGTCGAAGACGACCTCGGGCGCGTCCTTGAAGGTGGTGGCGACCGAGGACCAGAAGGCGGGGGAGTGGCGCCGGTCCGGCATGGGCTTCTGGCAGCTCGCGTGCTCGTCGGCGCAGCCGGCCGAGGGACCGGTGTAGCGGCCGTGGCTCCAGTGCAGTTCGAGGACGGGTGTCAGGCCGTGGGCGATGAGCCGCCGGACGTACTCACGGATCGCCGAGACATAGGCGGCGCCCCCGTACCGGCGGTCGATGTTCGGTGTGCCGAGCCAGCACTCCTCGTTGAGCGGTACGCGGACGGCGTTGGCCCGCCAGCCCGCGATGGCCGCGACGGAGGCGTCGTCCGCCGGCCCGTCGAAGATGCCCCGTCCCTGTACACACGCGAACTCGGCACCGGAACGGTTCACCCCGAGCAGGCGGCGCGTGACGCCCTCACGGTCTACGAGGTGGTTGCCCGCGACATGCAGTTGCGGCGGCGCCGCGACGGAAGCGGCGGCCGGGGCGGGGTCGGGCGAGGGCGGTGACGCGCCCGCCAGAGCGAATACGGCGGCCACCGCCAAGGCGTACAGCCGTAACGGCCTGCGCGATCTGCGCATGAGCGACTCCTCAGATGCGTACGCGGATACCGCTGCCGCGGCCCGCGACGAATGGAAGCGCTCCCACTGGTTCACCCGAGGCTAGTGTCAACCACCCATCTCCACAACGCGGTTGCGTAGTATCGGCCGCTAACTGGCCGGTCCACCCGCCTCCCTCCCCTCTTGACGAAGCACCCGTCCGCCCCAATCCTTGGGAGCGCTCCCACCGGTATCCCGATAAACCTCTCACGCCGCACCACGTACCTCCGTACGGAAGGAGATCGGCGTACTGCCCGTGCGGTGCTGGAAGAACTTGGCGAAGTTGGCGGCGTCGGCGAAGCCGAGGCGTACGGCGATCCGGGCGGCGGTCTGGTCGCCGTGCGCCAGCAGCCGCTTGGCCTCCAGCACCACGCGGCGGTCGATGAACTCCTTCGCGCCCACGCCGGTGGCGGCGGCCGTCGCACGCGAGAGGGTGCGCGGCGAGTAGCCGAGCTGCCGGGCGTAGTCCTCGACGCGCCGGCTGCGGGTGAAGCCGCGCTCCACCGCGTCCCGGAAGCGCAGAAACGTCTCACTAGCCTCACAGACATCCGCACCGTCCGACACCCGCCCGCCGCCCGCGCCCCGCGACCGCACGTCCGCACCTCGCCCCCGCGCACCCCCATCCCCACCCCCATCCCGTACGGACATCCGGGCAGCCCGCAGCACCAGTACGGCCAGCAGGTGCCGCAACACCTCGATGTGCGTCTCCCAAGGCAGCCCCCGCAGCGCCCCGAATTCCTCATGAAGGTGGCGCAGCGCACCGTCCACCGCCCGGGCCTGTTCACCCTCCGGATGGTGGACCGCGGGCCCGAACCAGTCCTCCAGCCGGGCCGCGCCCGCCGTCGCCGCATCGAGGAAGCCGGACTCGAACAGCACCAGCCGCCCCTGCGCCCCGGACAGGTCGCCGAAGTGGTGGACCTGCCCGGGACGTACCCATATCCAGTCGTTCACCGACAGCTCGTACGTCCGGAAATCCACCGTGTGCCAAAGTCGCCCCTCGTCCACCACGAGCAGGTGGTGAAAATCCGGACGGTGCGGTACGGCCAGCGCGCAGGCGTCGGCGCGCCCGCGCAGCTCGGCGAGGGTGAGCACCTCCACACCGGCAGGCCGACCGGCCGGCGCGGTGAACGTGACCGCCGGAACGCTCTCCCCGGCACCCCGCACAGCAGCGTGTCCTTTTTTCACCATCACCAGTCCCGCGCCTACCCGAAAATTACCTACCAGTCGCCCTAGCGTAGAAGGCGTCATCACACCCGATGACCGAAAAAGAAAACCCACAACCAACCCACAACCAACCCACAGCGCGCCCCGGCAAGGGGCCCAGGGAGTACCGACATGTCCAAGATCGCCCTCTTCGGAGCCAACGGCACCATCGGCAGCCGCATCCTCGACGAGGCCCTGCGCCGCGGCCACCAGGTCACCGCCGTCGTCCGCGACCCCGCGAAGATCACCAAGACCGACCCGAACCTGACCGTCACCACCGGCGACGTCCTGGACCCCGCCTCGGTCACCGCCGTCGCCGAAGGCCAGGACGCGGTGATCAGCGCGGTCGGCGGCGGCGACGGCCCGGGCCATGTCGCCACCATCAAGCCCGCCGCCGAGTCCCTGGTCGCCGGCCTGCGCGCCCTCGGCGCCTCCGCACCCCGCCTGATCGCGGTCGGAGGCGCCGGCTCACTGCGTACCCCGGACGGCAAGCAGGTCTGGGACGCCGAGGGA
Encoded proteins:
- a CDS encoding glycoside hydrolase family 6 protein; this translates as MRRTAAQLPVRQHDRSRAVRPRVRAAALAACAVLAAAGASGTVPGPAHAAPAARVDNPYAGAGVYVNPEWSAKAAAEPGGGKVAGQPTGVWLDRIAAINGTGGTGGTGGTGGTMGLRGHLDTALRQAAGRPLVVQLVIYNLPGRDCAALASNGELGPTEIDSYKTRYIDPIAAVLADPKYASLRIVTAIEIDSLPNLVTNTGGRPTATPQCDAMLANGNYVKGVGYALDKLGAVPNVYNYIDAGHHGWIGWDDNFGATARLLHQAATAEGSTVDKVHGFITNTANYSALKEENVAIGDSVAGRSVRESKWVDWNRYTDELSFAQAFRQEAVRAGFRPDVGMLIDTSRNGWGGSARPAGPGPRTSVDAYVDGGRYDRRIHVGNWCNQAGAGLGERPKAAPAAGIDAYVWMKPPGESDGSSTAVPNDEGKGFDRMCDPSYEGNPRNKYHRSGALPGAPLSGHWFPAQFRELLKNAYPAL
- a CDS encoding AraC family transcriptional regulator is translated as MVKKGHAAVRGAGESVPAVTFTAPAGRPAGVEVLTLAELRGRADACALAVPHRPDFHHLLVVDEGRLWHTVDFRTYELSVNDWIWVRPGQVHHFGDLSGAQGRLVLFESGFLDAATAGAARLEDWFGPAVHHPEGEQARAVDGALRHLHEEFGALRGLPWETHIEVLRHLLAVLVLRAARMSVRDGGGDGGARGRGADVRSRGAGGGRVSDGADVCEASETFLRFRDAVERGFTRSRRVEDYARQLGYSPRTLSRATAAATGVGAKEFIDRRVVLEAKRLLAHGDQTAARIAVRLGFADAANFAKFFQHRTGSTPISFRTEVRGAA
- a CDS encoding cellulase family glycosylhydrolase; translated protein: MRRSRRPLRLYALAVAAVFALAGASPPSPDPAPAAASVAAPPQLHVAGNHLVDREGVTRRLLGVNRSGAEFACVQGRGIFDGPADDASVAAIAGWRANAVRVPLNEECWLGTPNIDRRYGGAAYVSAIREYVRRLIAHGLTPVLELHWSHGRYTGPSAGCADEHASCQKPMPDRRHSPAFWSSVATTFKDAPEVVFDLFNEPYPDRATADTERAWACWRDGGTCPGIGYEVAGMQTLVDAVRAAGARNPVLVGGLAYANDLSRWTAYAPKDPAGNLAAAWHVYNFNACADEGCWSRAPGPVADRVPLVVGEIGENTCAHAFTDRVMRWLDGRGASYLGWTWNTWDCAAGPALIRDYAGTPTAYGVGLRDHLRALGRTAAS
- a CDS encoding LacI family DNA-binding transcriptional regulator, with product MTPGGRRGGGRPTLEEVAARAGVGRGTVSRVINGSPRVSERTRTLVRQAVADLGYVPNRAARALAANRADTVALVVPETETRLFAEPYFSGIIRGVSAGLADHDMQLLLTLIRTSKERRRFADYLAAHRVDGVLVVSLHGDDPLPDLLERMAIPTVLNGRRTAGETVPFVDCDNTGGALSALEHLIGRGRRQVATIAGPPDMYVAHCRLDGYRQAVRAAGHPPDAALVAHGDFTEEGGRRAMRELLARRPALDAVFCASDVMAAGARQELREAGRRIPDDVALVGFDDSAIARHMDPALTSVRQPIEEMGRAMARLLMEQIVGGPGSGSTDGGDRGGGSTSGVVPGPRAAAPSPGGHLVLPTELVRRASS
- a CDS encoding ABC transporter substrate-binding protein yields the protein MRTTIRGPRQRAVALLAAAALGAALLGGCAQDSDRPGGTAGSSGAGAGAAAGTAGGAGAGKTTLTVGVFGVFGYKQAGLYDAYTKLHPDITIKETSIERNENYYPQLLTHLGTGSGLADIQAVEVNNIAEITATQAGRLLDLSKAPGVRKADFIPWKWAQATDRSGRTVGLGTDIGPMAVCYRKDLFAKAGLPTDRNAVAALWAGDWGKYLDVGERYMAKAPAGTAFVDSAAGVYNAVISSSAERYYDRGGKLVYKDSPSVRQAWDAAMRAATGKLTARLQQFQKSWDQAYANGRFATVSCPPWMLGYIKEKAGDKGRGVWDVAAAPKPGNWGGSFLAVPEAGRHKSEAVELAAWLTAPEQQAKLFTQQGSFPSARAAYGLPAVAGAKHPYFGDAPIGKIFAAAAEGIPHQVLGPKDLTVSQNITDVGVLQVEQQGRTPEQGWRAAVESIDNALDR